GTTTATATTGTTTAGACAGACCGATTCTTGCTTGAGTTAGATATGCACTAAATTTACCCGTAATATTACCTTGTTCGTCAATATAGTCCATTGGTCCATAAGAAAAATAAGATACTCCTGCTCCAAGATTAAAATATTCTTTATATTTATAACCTCCTGCACAAGAAACGGCACGAGTGTCTAAAAACCACTCACTAAGACTAAAACTAATTGTTTTAGAACTCATTCCTGCTGGATTATAAAAGATACTACTTGCATCGCCTGATATACTGACCATCGCTTCACCTAATGCCGTTGGCCGAGCAAAAAATGGTATTTGGTAATAGATTGCAAAGGTAGTCGAAATAAATAATAGCGAAATACTGAACGCCCGGCAGATAACAGATATTGGATATCGGATTCTCATTGCCTTAATAATGTAACTTTACCTTGAAAGATTTTTTGCCCATTAGGAGACTTTACTCGGATTACAATCAAATAGACGCCATTGGCAAGCAGACGATTATTTTTATCTAACCCATTCCAGGTATGCTCCACAGAATACGCCTTTTTCTCCTGATAAACCAAATTGCCTTCAATCGTATAAATCAGCATTTCTGAAGTATCCGCATTAGCCACTGCCGGAATTTTTATTTGTGAGGTCCCTCTTATTGGATGGGGCAAAACTTGAATATTTGTCGATGGGGATTGGTAAATAACCCAAATCGGCGCAGACCAAAATCTATCACCATCTTCTTGAACACCTTTAACAAAATAATAGCCAAATGTAATTGTGTCTGAATATAGCCAGATAACATTATTTTGATTTATCAGATTACTCGGTGCTGAATCATACAAGACCCCATTTCTGAATAAATAGATTTTAGCAAAATTATTATTAGCCGAAACACTAACTTTGATATTGACATTTCTCTCATTGGTATAGCAGACATCGCCCATTTTAGTGTGATTAACGGCAAAATCGTTTAAGTAAATTTTATCATTAACGGGGTTTACTTCGCAAGCATAGACTCTTTTTTTACTAATTGCCTCTAATATCTTCTCTTTTGTCAGTTCCTCTGCCCAAATTCCAGAAAGTGGAATTTGTCCTTGAATTGTTGTTTGATTCCCCCAATTAGCCCGATGATTATCCTGATTAGCCACTGGTGCAATATGCCAACCAAGATTTAATGCTTCAATATATCTTTCTTCATAAAATGGTGTGTAATTACCACTGCCATTAACAATTTCAATCATTGAAGCATATTCATTGCCTGCTCGGTTAAAAGCCAAATAATCAAAATCACCATAACGAGGATGATTAAATTGAATCTGCACTTTATTTTTAGCAATCCACTGATAAGTCATATCCAAATTATTAACTGATACTGGACACAAACTCTCAGCCTCAAATATTGAAAAATGGCCAAATGCAGATAGACTACCAAATTCTTGTCCTGCAATAGCCACAAATTCTCCTGGTATTGTAAACTGATTAGCAACATTTCTTAAATATTGATAACTACTATGGGTTAAATAATGCGTATGGTCAGTAATGGCTAAAACATCAATATCAGCAGTATCTCGAGCATAAGCAAAAGCGTGTTCTGGTGTGCTTCGGCCATCAGATAATGAAGTATGAGAATGTAAATTCGCCCAATAGATATTATAACCGATCGCTGATTCAAAGATAAAAAAAATACAGATTAATAACAATATAACAACCTTCAAATCTTCGAATCGCTCAATCTTCCAATCTTTTATTCGATGCATTATGACCTTTTGGCAATGATTCTACCTTCTATTTTGTAATCAATTGGTGAATGTTTTCTAAGATATTCAACCATCAAGTCTCTTAACGGGATATAACTATCTTCAATATCTTTACCTTCTTTAAATATACCATAAGCACCACCGCCTGCTGCTAAAAATGAGTTAGTAACGACTTTATATTCTTTGTTAAAATCAATTGGCTTTCCGCCGATTTCGACTGAGATGAGTTTTTGCTTAGGAGGATTTTTCGGATTATAGACCATTTTAACACCAGATACCTGAAAGATCGCGTGATAGCCAATTACTGAAATTTCCAGCATTTCCCAAACCTGTTTACCGGTCATTGTCATTGTAACAGCAGTATTGCCAAAAACATCAACTCTATAAATATCACGATATGTTACCTCACCTTGCGGTATGTTTGCTCTTATACCTCCTGAATTATGAACTGCAATATCAGCATTAAAATGTTCTCGCATCGCATCAGTAATAAAATTACCTACCGGACATTCTTCCATTCCAGAGCGCGTTAGTTCTCTTTTAGAAATGCCAATGACATTATCAAATCCTTTTTCAACATCTTTCTGCCAATTCTTAAGATGTGTCAAATATTCTTGATGTAAAGGAATCTCTTCACCATATAAATCAATGAGTTCACCATCATAACCCGCAATCTTTTTGGTTTGCTTATCAATCTTTAATTTCAATAAACCGAGACTTGTAAGTCTACCGTATGTCTGAGCAATAATTGTATGATACCTCGGCATTTCATATGGTTTTTGAATACCAGTATGACTGTGTCCTCCAATTAGCACATCGATACCTGGAACTGAATCTGCCAAACGCTCGTCATAGCGATTACCGATGTGAGTTAACCCAATCACAATATCTGCACCTTGTTGTCTTAAGGCTTTAACACAATTTGCAGCCGGTACATAATGTTTTATAATATCAAGACCCGGCCGGTTTTCTGGACTGACCATTCCAGCTAAATAATGAGTAATCAGTCCAAACAGTCCGATTTTCAATCCATCGCGCTCTAAAATGATATAAGGCTTAAAATATTCAGGCACGGAATCAGTTCCGGCTTTTACTAAATTAGCACATAAAACTGGCGCTTTAGCCATTCTAATTAAAGATTTCAATGTGTCTAGACCATATTCAAAATCATGATTACCGATTACTAAAGCATCTGCACCGATATAATTTAAAAACTCAATTACTGATTTTCCGCGAGTGAAATCGCCAATTGGTGTGCCGGAAAACCAATCACCTAAATCAAATATTAAAACTGGAATATTCTGTTTTTGGGCTTGCTCTTTTATCTCATTAATAACTGTAATTGCTGCAGGCGCATTGCCGATAGGTGGTGGAAAATCCGGATTCATCCAGAATGCTTCAGTTGGTAATAAAGCGCCATGAATGTCATTAGTATGAATAATATAAATATATTCTGGTATCGCATAAACAAAATTAAAAATGAAAAACCAAACACTAAATAGCAAATAGCAAATACGAGATAGCGAAATGTCATTACGACTAGTGTCTGGGCAAATAGCAAACAGCAAATAGCGCTTTATTTTCATAATGTTTTAGATACGGAAATTACAATTTCGCCACTATTTTGATAAACTTTTACATCGTTGTCAGTAGAAAACAACAAATTCTCACTACCGATAATTCGTCGTTTAATATCCGCGCCAATATCTATTCTAAGTGTACCCACAGCAAATCCCCAGCCCAAAGAGATGGAACCCTGATGCACAACCGGTGGCGTGAATGAAGGTTCTAATCTAAAACCATATCTAAACGCAACACCATTTAGGAAAATATGTTCAATACCAATACCAGTCTCAATCGTTTGGGCAAAAGTCGAATTCAATCTTTTCCAATTTGTATATTGACCACTAAGACCAATTTGAGTTGGTATCACGCCACTGGCAAAATAGGCAAATTTAGCATTAATTATATATGGATATTGCTGTTGACTATTGTTGCTCCAATTCTTTAACTTTGGTCCTGATTGGTAATCAATACAGATAAGCATTCTTTCAAATGGGATGAGTGCAGAGCCTATAGAAAATCCTAATCCTTTGGGTGTTCCAGTTGTCTCTGCCGTTAATTGACGAATAAAAACAATTGAATCGTGATACCAATATTTTCTATTACCAAAATAATAGTTCACTCCGACGCCAAGCCCTATTTTCTTATAAAATTCTCTACTTAAACTTAAGGCCATTTTATAAACAGACCCCGTTAATTTTATTTCCTTCTCTCCTATCTTCGCATAAAAGTCATCTCGGAACTCCTGATAGAATCGGTAATCAAAAATATATTGTGGTCTAATACTGGCATTAACATTTAGATATTTTGTAGGATAAATAAAACCTGTTGTTCCTAATTTTCCCGTTGTTAAAAGATTTTCCGCAAAAGCTACTTCACCCAAAGTATTATCAAACTGATCATAAAGCATTTTCGTTCTGCGTTCCGAAATGAATCCCAAATTGTAAGTTAGCATAAATTGAGGCGCTGAAGCAAAACCACATAATCCGAGATTATCAAAGCTTACTCTTGATTTAAGAACTACTGAACCGGCTAATCCGATAGACTGAGCGTCACTACAATTAATTTGTCGTCCATAATACCAATCATTTGGTATCGCAATTGCGGAATTAAAAATTAGAAACCATAAACTAAAAAATAAAACCCATTTCATATATTTTCTCCTTTGATAAGAAGAATTAAAAACCATACACTAAATAACACACAATATAAATATATTCGGTAACAGTTCAAGGCAAATATACTTGCTACGCACAGGTGATAGGCGGATAGCGAATTTTTTACCATAAAATATCTATCTGTAAAGCGACATTAAAAATATCATTTCTATTTACAAAATTATAAACCGGTGGCAATGTATTGTTTTGAAAATGTAGTCCTTTTGCGGATTGCAATGCAGTATGAGGAAACTCAGTAAACTTACTCTTAAACTTAAATCTGAGCATCAGAAAATCTGTTGGTCGTTCTGAAACTACAAAATAGTATTTTAGCCCCCTGCCATCAAGAAAATCAATCCCAACATCTTCAAAAATCCATTGGCTTAAATTCATTGCTGACCAGACTGCAATTCCGGTTTCAAGATTTACTGCTGGCGAGAAATTATGTTCCCAAGAGATTGCTAAGAAATCACCCCACATCGTCTTTTCACTATTATATTCCATTGAGGGCGTTAAATCGACTAAACCACGACGCACTTCACACGAAAGAAAATTTCTTTCTTCCAGACTGGCCAAAACTCGAAAACTCGTTTCAAAAGTATTAGAGACCGTTGCTAAAACATCTTTGGGTAGATGTTTTCGTTGAATTTTTTGTTTAATTCTAAATCTCAAAGGAAAGACTGGTCGATATTCTACTTCGCCTTGAAAGCGGTAATTCGTCAAACCATAAGCCAAATTTCGCCAGACATCAAAATACATTCGGGTAAAAG
This DNA window, taken from candidate division WOR-3 bacterium, encodes the following:
- a CDS encoding CehA/McbA family metallohydrolase, which gives rise to MHRIKDWKIERFEDLKVVILLLICIFFIFESAIGYNIYWANLHSHTSLSDGRSTPEHAFAYARDTADIDVLAITDHTHYLTHSSYQYLRNVANQFTIPGEFVAIAGQEFGSLSAFGHFSIFEAESLCPVSVNNLDMTYQWIAKNKVQIQFNHPRYGDFDYLAFNRAGNEYASMIEIVNGSGNYTPFYEERYIEALNLGWHIAPVANQDNHRANWGNQTTIQGQIPLSGIWAEELTKEKILEAISKKRVYACEVNPVNDKIYLNDFAVNHTKMGDVCYTNERNVNIKVSVSANNNFAKIYLFRNGVLYDSAPSNLINQNNVIWLYSDTITFGYYFVKGVQEDGDRFWSAPIWVIYQSPSTNIQVLPHPIRGTSQIKIPAVANADTSEMLIYTIEGNLVYQEKKAYSVEHTWNGLDKNNRLLANGVYLIVIRVKSPNGQKIFQGKVTLLRQ
- a CDS encoding bifunctional metallophosphatase/5'-nucleotidase, with amino-acid sequence MKIKRYLLFAICPDTSRNDISLSRICYLLFSVWFFIFNFVYAIPEYIYIIHTNDIHGALLPTEAFWMNPDFPPPIGNAPAAITVINEIKEQAQKQNIPVLIFDLGDWFSGTPIGDFTRGKSVIEFLNYIGADALVIGNHDFEYGLDTLKSLIRMAKAPVLCANLVKAGTDSVPEYFKPYIILERDGLKIGLFGLITHYLAGMVSPENRPGLDIIKHYVPAANCVKALRQQGADIVIGLTHIGNRYDERLADSVPGIDVLIGGHSHTGIQKPYEMPRYHTIIAQTYGRLTSLGLLKLKIDKQTKKIAGYDGELIDLYGEEIPLHQEYLTHLKNWQKDVEKGFDNVIGISKRELTRSGMEECPVGNFITDAMREHFNADIAVHNSGGIRANIPQGEVTYRDIYRVDVFGNTAVTMTMTGKQVWEMLEISVIGYHAIFQVSGVKMVYNPKNPPKQKLISVEIGGKPIDFNKEYKVVTNSFLAAGGGAYGIFKEGKDIEDSYIPLRDLMVEYLRKHSPIDYKIEGRIIAKRS